From Pongo pygmaeus isolate AG05252 chromosome 2, NHGRI_mPonPyg2-v2.0_pri, whole genome shotgun sequence, a single genomic window includes:
- the LOC129032910 gene encoding uncharacterized protein LOC129032910, which yields MGSGRGETPSTSISIFPFTGGQDKSGVETWQRRPAATQLPVARMARRRGAASRAPSLLPPFARAPRSSARLLGSGPGGVWAGEREERVAACPWSAGLQAPPAVPLSRAHPGGGGGGASQPRSQPQGRLGTCSPARPTLLAAFQRLLGPLGVSPPYQPSEQSCWKNQPGRRALPGETGKNRDCQVQVKSTFPPADQAPTLSLTPSPTQRSQGKEGSPTCARWWRRGLEREERAEGWCAHPQPQVTPASALALVPSLSRPSAPPGSVPPGCACVYPRAPLQGLFRRWRLRASQPCTRELE from the coding sequence ATGGGCTCCGGGCGCGGAGAAACTCCCTCAACATCCATCTCCATCTTCCCATTCACTGGAGGGCAAGACAAAAGCGGAGTGGAGACTTGGCAGCGGCGCCCGGCAGCTACTCAGCTGCCCGTGGCACGCATGGCTCGCCGAAGAGGGGCAGCCTCCCGCGCGCCCTCCCTTCTGCCACCCTTCGCCCGCGCTCCCCGCAGCTCCGCTCGCCTGCTCGGCTCCGGCCCTGGCGGCGTCTGGGCCGGGGAGCGCGAGGAGCGGGTGGCCGCGTGTCCTTGGAGCGCTGGCCTTCAGGCGCCCCCGGCAGTCCCGCTAAGCAGAGCGCatcccggcggcggcggcggcggcgcctcCCAGCCGCGCTCCCAGCCTCAGGGCCGCTTGGGGACTTGCTCTCCAGCCCGGCCCACGCTCCTAGCCGCTTTCCAGCGTCTCTTGGGGCCCCTTGGCGTTTCTCCTCCCTACCAACCTTCTGAACAAAGTTGCTGGAAGAACCAACCTGGTCGCCGGGCTTTGCCCGGCGAAACTGGAAAGAATAGGGACTGTCAGGTGCAAGTGAAATCTACCTTCCCGCCCGCTGACCAAGCGCCGACCCTCAGCCTTACCCCCTCCCCAACGCAAAGGAGCCAAGGAAAGGAGGGATCTCCGACCTGTGCGAGGTGGTGGCGGCGAGGACTAGAAAGAGAGGAGCGTGCGGAGGGCTGGTGcgcccacccccaaccccaggtGACCCCCGCCTCCGCGCTGGCCCTGGTCCCCTCCCTCTCCCGGCCGAGCGCGCCTCCGGGGTCAGTCCCTCCGGGCTGCGCGTGTGTGTATCCCAGAGCTCCGCTCCAGGGTCTGTTCCGCCGCTGGCGGCTCCGCGCCTCACAGCCCTGCACTAGAGAACTGGAGTAG